The proteins below come from a single Agrobacterium vitis genomic window:
- the hisC gene encoding histidinol-phosphate transaminase: protein MSRFWSPIVRSLMPYVAGEQPAISDLVKLNTNESPYGPSPHAITAMRQAVDDTLRLYPDPTGLPLRHAIAKSHNLDPGEVFVGNGSDEVLAHTFQALLNHDKPLLFPDVSYSFYPTYCRLYGIDFREVALDDAMRVRIEDYRQPCGAIILPNPNAPTGIALSLSEIETLVRDHPDQVVVIDEAYVDFGADSAIPLVKTYPNLLVVQTFSKSRGLAGLRVGFAVGQRALIEALERVKDSFNSYPLDRLALAGAVASWEDREWFERHRDLVVASRERLSLGLQELGFEVPPSSANFVFARHSDRSGADLTLALRQKSVLVRNFQKPRIGDFLRISIGTDAECDRLLGALREIFG, encoded by the coding sequence ATGAGCAGATTCTGGAGCCCGATCGTTCGATCCCTGATGCCTTATGTGGCGGGCGAACAACCCGCCATCAGCGATCTGGTCAAGCTGAACACCAATGAAAGCCCTTACGGTCCTTCGCCGCATGCGATTACCGCGATGCGACAGGCAGTGGATGACACGCTTCGGCTTTACCCCGATCCGACTGGCCTGCCGCTTCGCCATGCGATTGCCAAGAGCCACAATCTCGACCCGGGCGAGGTGTTTGTCGGTAATGGTTCCGATGAGGTCTTGGCGCATACGTTTCAGGCCCTGTTGAATCACGATAAGCCGCTGCTGTTTCCGGATGTCAGCTATAGTTTCTACCCAACCTATTGTCGGCTCTATGGTATCGATTTCCGGGAGGTTGCCTTGGACGATGCCATGCGAGTGCGGATTGAGGATTACCGGCAGCCGTGTGGGGCGATCATCCTGCCCAATCCCAATGCACCGACGGGTATTGCCCTGTCGCTTTCGGAGATTGAAACTCTCGTGCGTGACCATCCCGATCAGGTGGTGGTGATTGATGAGGCCTATGTGGATTTCGGTGCGGACAGCGCCATTCCACTGGTCAAAACCTATCCGAACCTGTTGGTGGTTCAGACCTTTTCGAAATCGCGGGGCCTTGCCGGATTGCGGGTTGGCTTTGCTGTTGGGCAACGGGCGCTGATCGAGGCCTTGGAGCGGGTCAAGGACAGTTTCAATTCCTATCCGCTCGACCGGCTGGCGCTTGCTGGGGCCGTTGCCTCCTGGGAAGACCGGGAATGGTTCGAGCGTCACCGCGATCTGGTTGTCGCCAGCCGGGAGCGTCTCTCCCTCGGTCTTCAGGAGTTGGGTTTCGAGGTCCCGCCATCCTCAGCCAATTTTGTGTTTGCCCGGCATTCGGACCGGAGTGGTGCGGATCTTACATTGGCGCTGCGACAAAAATCCGTGCTGGTGCGCAATTTTCAAAAGCCACGGATCGGTGATTTTCTACGCATCAGCATCGGCACGGATGCCGAATGCGACCGGCTACTGGGGGCTCTAAGAGAGATATTCGGCTAA
- a CDS encoding protein phosphatase 2C domain-containing protein, translating to MSAKPALTTPALAIIDTISDPGKSDRSNEDRLGYNEQAAFVLDGATGLGDDQFMDGYGSDAAWIAQFAAKRLTTELTCDTNVTEVIRAIAFDAHELFTAAAGDQPRYAWPLAALAALRVTPDGAQFIGLGDSVLYLLHDDGRVETHMALPDAFEREQQAARAHVERLGGIGASGMAANDPQTLEELRRTREKQNTSDGWIWSLGLVPDAADHLVRTALTIETGATALICSDGLADLVSLYQAYDPAGLVKRAATAGLKALVTELRHLEREVDPDGLQFPRFKQSGDTTAILCRIDR from the coding sequence ATGTCTGCCAAGCCAGCCTTGACCACCCCTGCCCTGGCCATCATCGACACGATCAGCGATCCGGGAAAAAGCGACCGCAGCAACGAGGACAGACTAGGATATAACGAGCAGGCCGCCTTCGTGCTCGACGGCGCAACCGGGCTGGGCGATGACCAGTTCATGGACGGTTACGGTTCCGACGCTGCCTGGATCGCCCAGTTTGCGGCAAAGCGGCTGACCACGGAACTAACCTGCGACACCAATGTCACCGAGGTGATCCGCGCCATCGCTTTCGACGCCCATGAGCTTTTTACCGCAGCCGCAGGTGACCAGCCCCGCTACGCCTGGCCGCTGGCGGCTCTTGCCGCCTTGCGGGTAACGCCTGATGGTGCGCAATTCATTGGCCTTGGCGATAGCGTGCTCTACCTTCTGCATGATGATGGCCGGGTGGAAACTCATATGGCCCTGCCGGATGCATTCGAGCGTGAACAGCAAGCCGCCCGCGCCCATGTGGAGCGGCTGGGCGGCATCGGCGCAAGCGGCATGGCCGCCAATGATCCGCAAACTTTGGAAGAACTCCGCCGCACCAGAGAAAAGCAAAACACATCGGACGGCTGGATATGGTCGCTTGGCCTGGTGCCGGATGCCGCCGATCATCTGGTTCGTACAGCCCTGACCATCGAGACGGGCGCCACCGCGCTAATCTGCTCGGATGGGCTGGCCGATCTCGTCAGCCTATACCAGGCCTATGATCCTGCCGGTCTGGTCAAACGCGCCGCTACCGCCGGATTGAAGGCCCTGGTCACCGAATTGCGACATCTGGAACGCGAGGTCGATCCAGACGGGCTACAATTTCCGCGCTTCAAGCAAAGTGGCGACACGACGGCGATCCTCTGCCGGATCGATCGTTAA
- a CDS encoding PAS domain-containing methyl-accepting chemotaxis protein: protein MGLLSFGFGADNKGVLEAVNRSQAIIEFDLNGNILDANENFCKAIGYKRSEIVGKHHRIFVDPEDVKNPAYAEFWAKLGSGQFDQGQYKRLTKTGESIWIEACYNPVFRGKKPYKVVKIATDITAAKTKTMDSDGKIDALMRSQAVIEFTPTGQILTANENFCKTLGYSLSEIVGKHHSMFCEPAYAASPEYKQFWRSLAAAEYQSNEFLRIGNGGKHVHIQATYNPIFDEKGKVIKVVKFATDVTGRVKAIDAIAAGLERLSNCNIRMTIDEPFIPTFDHLRKHFNMSISKFQETLVQVLTETASVAANSREVQESSTSLAQRSEQQAAALEQTSAALEDITTVVNQSSASTKNTRDLVRDARQAATESVKVVNSTVDAMSRIEGASKEISNIISVIDEIAFQTNLLALNAGVEAARAGESGKGFAVVAQEVRELAQRSAKAAKEISELIGKSSNEVKDGVRLVGETGSALNRIESFVQSIDDNIEAIATAAIKQSTSLGEISSAVNALDQMTQKNAGMVNTINTISDALSSGAAKLTELASRFQLNRRSTIRGPESSAAMREGSRRQNNRSAA from the coding sequence ATGGGACTGTTGTCGTTTGGCTTCGGTGCGGACAATAAAGGCGTTTTGGAAGCCGTCAATCGGTCCCAGGCCATTATTGAATTTGACCTCAATGGCAATATCCTTGATGCGAATGAAAATTTCTGCAAAGCGATCGGCTATAAAAGATCGGAGATCGTCGGAAAGCACCACCGGATTTTTGTCGATCCCGAAGACGTGAAAAATCCAGCCTATGCAGAGTTCTGGGCGAAACTCGGCTCCGGTCAGTTCGATCAAGGGCAGTACAAACGATTGACCAAGACCGGGGAATCGATCTGGATCGAAGCCTGTTACAATCCGGTTTTTCGGGGCAAAAAGCCCTACAAGGTCGTGAAAATCGCAACCGACATAACGGCTGCGAAGACCAAGACCATGGACAGTGACGGCAAGATTGATGCGCTGATGCGCTCTCAAGCCGTCATTGAATTCACGCCAACCGGCCAGATTCTCACAGCCAACGAGAATTTCTGCAAAACATTGGGCTACAGCTTAAGCGAAATCGTCGGCAAGCATCATTCGATGTTCTGCGAACCCGCCTATGCTGCCTCGCCTGAATACAAGCAATTCTGGCGCAGCCTTGCTGCCGCCGAATATCAGAGCAACGAATTTCTGCGCATCGGCAACGGTGGAAAACACGTTCATATTCAAGCCACCTACAATCCAATTTTCGATGAAAAGGGGAAAGTCATTAAGGTTGTGAAATTCGCAACCGATGTGACTGGCCGCGTCAAAGCCATCGACGCCATCGCTGCCGGTCTGGAACGTCTTTCAAACTGCAATATCCGCATGACAATCGACGAACCGTTCATTCCGACCTTCGACCACCTGCGCAAACACTTCAACATGTCGATCAGCAAGTTTCAGGAGACACTTGTACAGGTGCTGACGGAAACGGCATCCGTGGCCGCCAACAGCCGGGAAGTCCAGGAAAGCTCCACGAGTCTCGCCCAACGCTCTGAACAACAGGCCGCCGCACTTGAGCAAACCTCAGCCGCATTGGAGGACATTACCACTGTCGTTAATCAATCCAGTGCGAGCACCAAGAACACCAGAGATCTGGTGCGTGATGCGCGTCAGGCAGCGACCGAATCCGTGAAAGTCGTCAACTCGACGGTGGACGCGATGAGCCGCATCGAGGGTGCTTCGAAGGAAATCAGCAACATCATCAGCGTCATCGATGAAATCGCCTTCCAGACCAATCTCCTGGCCTTGAACGCGGGCGTGGAGGCCGCCCGTGCCGGCGAAAGCGGCAAGGGCTTTGCTGTCGTGGCACAAGAAGTGCGCGAACTGGCCCAGCGTTCCGCCAAGGCCGCCAAGGAAATCTCGGAGCTGATCGGCAAATCCAGCAATGAAGTAAAAGACGGTGTGCGTTTGGTCGGGGAAACAGGCAGTGCTCTGAACCGGATCGAATCCTTCGTTCAGTCCATCGATGACAATATCGAGGCCATTGCCACAGCCGCAATAAAGCAATCCACCAGCCTTGGCGAAATCAGTTCCGCAGTGAATGCGCTGGATCAGATGACGCAAAAGAACGCCGGCATGGTCAATACGATCAACACCATCAGCGACGCGCTTTCCAGCGGCGCTGCCAAGCTGACAGAACTGGCCAGCCGGTTCCAGCTGAACAGACGATCAACGATCCGTGGGCCGGAAAGCTCCGCTGCGATGCGCGAAGGCAGCAGGCGGCAAAACAACCGGTCCGCAGCCTGA
- a CDS encoding ABC transporter ATP-binding protein, producing the protein MSFLRIAAVSKSFAANTVVKEFDLPVNKGEFISFLGPSGCGKTTVLRMVAGFETPSSGSIVIDGQDVTKLPPNRRRIGMVFQAYALFPNMNVFDNVAFGLKIAKKPKAEIHSRVMEMLKLIHLDHLAERYPYQMSGGQQQRVALARALAPKPQVLLLDEPLSALDAKIRVSLREEIRQIQRQLGITTVFVTHDQEEALSISDRIVVMNGGRADQIGTPSEIYNHPQTRFVASFVGTLNLIDAKVTDTSTNTILIGDQQVSLKKPLGKTNGETVTVALRPEAGSPAEGAKGDVRISGKVTSSHFLGSVIRTRLDVGGATLSFDMFNDPGVTPAVIGETVTLKFAGDDLMVVAD; encoded by the coding sequence ATGAGTTTCCTCAGGATCGCAGCGGTCAGCAAGAGTTTCGCTGCCAATACCGTCGTCAAGGAATTCGATCTCCCGGTGAATAAAGGCGAGTTCATCTCCTTCCTGGGACCGTCCGGCTGTGGCAAGACAACCGTTCTGCGCATGGTGGCCGGGTTTGAAACGCCCTCCTCCGGCTCGATTGTCATCGACGGACAGGATGTAACGAAACTGCCGCCCAATCGACGCCGGATCGGCATGGTCTTCCAGGCCTATGCGCTGTTTCCCAATATGAATGTATTCGACAACGTCGCCTTCGGCCTGAAGATCGCCAAAAAGCCCAAAGCGGAAATCCACAGCCGGGTGATGGAAATGCTGAAGCTGATCCATCTGGATCATCTGGCCGAGCGCTATCCCTACCAGATGTCCGGCGGCCAGCAGCAGCGCGTCGCGCTGGCCCGGGCACTGGCACCAAAGCCGCAGGTTCTGCTGCTGGATGAGCCGCTGTCGGCGCTGGATGCCAAGATCCGCGTGTCGTTGCGCGAGGAGATCCGCCAGATCCAGCGTCAGCTTGGTATCACCACTGTCTTCGTGACCCATGACCAGGAAGAGGCCCTATCAATTTCCGACCGGATCGTGGTGATGAATGGCGGTCGCGCCGACCAGATCGGCACACCATCGGAAATCTACAACCATCCCCAGACCCGCTTCGTTGCCTCCTTCGTCGGCACGCTCAACCTGATTGACGCAAAGGTCACGGATACATCCACAAATACAATCCTGATCGGCGACCAGCAGGTGAGCCTGAAAAAGCCGCTGGGCAAGACCAATGGTGAAACCGTCACCGTGGCTTTGCGCCCAGAGGCAGGATCGCCCGCCGAAGGCGCCAAGGGCGATGTGCGGATCAGCGGCAAAGTCACATCAAGCCATTTTCTCGGCTCGGTGATCCGTACCCGGCTGGATGTCGGCGGCGCCACCCTGTCCTTCGACATGTTCAACGATCCGGGCGTTACGCCGGCAGTGATTGGCGAAACTGTCACCCTGAAATTTGCAGGTGACGACCTGATGGTGGTGGCGGATTGA
- a CDS encoding ABC transporter permease, whose product MKKPFPLVSTVIVLVAAAYFLVPLYATFQFSLQMLRGQWSFAAYRSVFSSDEFLSTLGYSAFASLMAIVVGAVIVVPTAYWVRLRLPKLRPIVEFVSLLPLIIPPVVLVFGYIRLFGSNSYLPLTMSENGTNILLVIGYVTLSLPYMFRAVDNGMAAIDITTLTEAAESLGASRLRTIAEVIFPNVRSAIVSGAFLTFSISLGEFVFASLLNRPAFGPYMVKMGQDRAYEPAALAVLSFALTWGCMVLMQLFANKKPGQRWLPRRMIRQAPMSSSMPPRSATR is encoded by the coding sequence ATGAAAAAGCCCTTTCCGCTGGTCTCGACCGTCATCGTCCTTGTCGCCGCCGCTTATTTCCTCGTTCCGCTCTATGCGACATTCCAGTTTTCCCTGCAAATGCTGCGGGGCCAGTGGAGCTTTGCCGCTTACCGTTCGGTGTTTTCCAGCGACGAGTTTCTGTCCACCCTTGGCTACTCGGCCTTTGCCTCGCTGATGGCGATTGTGGTCGGTGCCGTCATCGTCGTGCCCACCGCCTATTGGGTGCGGCTGCGTCTGCCGAAACTGCGGCCAATCGTCGAGTTCGTCAGCCTCCTGCCGCTGATCATTCCGCCCGTCGTGCTGGTGTTCGGTTATATCCGGTTGTTTGGTTCCAATTCCTATCTGCCGCTCACCATGTCGGAAAACGGCACCAATATCCTGCTGGTGATTGGCTACGTCACATTGTCCTTGCCCTATATGTTTCGGGCCGTCGACAATGGCATGGCCGCCATCGACATCACCACTCTGACGGAAGCCGCCGAAAGCCTCGGCGCATCGCGGCTGCGCACCATTGCCGAGGTGATTTTCCCCAATGTCCGCTCGGCCATTGTGTCCGGCGCCTTTCTGACCTTTTCGATCTCGCTGGGCGAATTCGTCTTCGCCAGCCTGCTCAATCGCCCGGCCTTCGGCCCCTATATGGTCAAGATGGGCCAGGACCGCGCCTATGAACCGGCAGCGCTCGCCGTTCTGTCCTTCGCGCTCACCTGGGGCTGCATGGTCCTGATGCAATTATTCGCCAATAAAAAACCCGGACAGCGCTGGTTGCCACGCCGTATGATACGCCAGGCCCCGATGTCCTCTTCCATGCCCCCAAGGAGTGCAACCCGATGA
- a CDS encoding ABC transporter permease, giving the protein MTVAETELHSPASASVPNSSRPSAPTLNAPLPSLPIVEGSRQQPAPRPKSRVNWDWLGVLPFFLFAVLFLIGPILYLVKGSFQNPAGDFTLENFISLATPNIMAAYSLSLRLSLAAACLGAMAGLLVGYAIILGGLPRWVRTAFMTFSGVASNFAGIPLAFAFIATLGRLGLVTVLLRDMFGFNLYGTGFSLFSFWGLAITYLYFQLPLMVLIITPALDGLKGEWREAAEILGATRRQYWQMVALPVLTPSILGCFLLLFANAFGTLVTVYALTGSSFGVVPIVLYQQIQGNVLYNPNLGYALAVGMVAIMAVTNTLYLILRSRAERWQK; this is encoded by the coding sequence ATGACCGTTGCGGAGACCGAGCTTCATTCGCCAGCCAGTGCATCCGTGCCAAATTCATCCAGGCCCAGTGCACCGACGCTCAACGCCCCCCTGCCCAGCCTACCCATCGTCGAAGGCTCCAGACAGCAACCAGCACCTCGCCCCAAAAGCCGGGTAAACTGGGATTGGCTGGGTGTGCTGCCGTTTTTCCTGTTTGCCGTTCTGTTTCTGATCGGCCCGATCCTTTATCTGGTCAAAGGCTCGTTTCAAAATCCGGCGGGTGATTTCACGCTGGAGAATTTCATCAGCCTGGCCACACCCAATATCATGGCCGCCTATTCCCTGTCGCTGCGCCTGAGCCTGGCCGCAGCTTGTCTTGGCGCCATGGCTGGTCTTCTGGTGGGCTATGCCATTATTCTCGGTGGCCTGCCGCGCTGGGTGCGCACGGCCTTCATGACCTTTTCTGGCGTTGCCTCGAACTTCGCTGGTATTCCGCTGGCCTTCGCCTTCATAGCAACGCTCGGCCGGTTGGGCCTTGTCACCGTTCTGTTGCGTGACATGTTCGGCTTCAACCTCTATGGCACGGGCTTCAGCCTGTTCTCCTTCTGGGGCCTGGCGATCACCTACCTTTATTTCCAGCTGCCGCTGATGGTTCTGATCATCACTCCTGCCCTCGACGGCTTAAAGGGCGAATGGCGCGAAGCGGCGGAAATTCTCGGCGCCACCCGCCGCCAATATTGGCAAATGGTCGCCCTGCCAGTGCTGACCCCCTCCATTCTCGGCTGTTTCCTGCTGCTGTTTGCCAATGCCTTTGGCACGCTGGTCACCGTCTATGCCCTGACCGGCTCGAGCTTCGGCGTGGTGCCCATCGTGCTTTACCAGCAGATTCAAGGCAATGTGCTCTACAATCCCAATCTTGGCTATGCGCTGGCGGTTGGCATGGTGGCCATCATGGCCGTCACCAACACCCTCTATCTTATCCTGCGCAGCCGCGCCGAACGGTGGCAAAAATGA
- a CDS encoding ABC transporter substrate-binding protein — MVVASAAYASAEPSAELIAAAKKEGMLTTIALPHDWCGYGDVIAGFKKKYPEIKVNELNPNAGSGDEIEAIKANKGNTGPQAPDVIDVGLSFGPAAKKDGLVQPYKVSTWDSIPASAKDADGYWYGDYYGVLAIGVNKDIVKDVPKSFADLTASKYANSVAMPGDPRTGNSSMMTVYAAGVAQSGKTGADAAKAGIEFMKSLKEKGNLVPVNGSAQNMAQGTTPILFDWDYNVLAMRDKLAGNPPMDVVVPSDSVIAGVYVQAISAFAPHPNAAKLWMEYLYSDEGQLGWLAGYCHPIRFNDLAEKKKIPQALLDKMPDAAGYAKAIFPTLDEQSAAKAVVAADWAKQMGAQ; from the coding sequence ATGGTCGTCGCATCGGCCGCCTATGCGAGCGCCGAGCCAAGCGCCGAGCTGATCGCAGCTGCCAAAAAAGAAGGCATGCTGACCACCATCGCCCTGCCCCATGACTGGTGCGGCTATGGCGATGTGATCGCTGGTTTCAAGAAAAAATACCCTGAGATCAAGGTCAACGAACTGAACCCGAATGCAGGTTCCGGCGACGAAATCGAAGCGATCAAGGCCAATAAGGGCAATACCGGCCCGCAGGCTCCCGATGTTATCGACGTCGGCCTGTCCTTCGGTCCTGCTGCCAAGAAAGACGGTCTCGTTCAGCCTTACAAGGTCTCCACCTGGGATTCGATCCCGGCTTCGGCCAAGGATGCCGACGGCTATTGGTATGGCGATTATTACGGCGTTCTGGCCATCGGTGTGAACAAGGATATCGTCAAGGATGTGCCGAAGAGCTTTGCCGACTTGACCGCTTCCAAATATGCCAATTCCGTTGCCATGCCTGGCGATCCACGCACCGGCAATAGCTCGATGATGACGGTATATGCCGCTGGCGTCGCGCAGTCCGGCAAGACTGGTGCCGATGCCGCCAAGGCAGGCATCGAGTTCATGAAGTCGCTGAAGGAAAAGGGCAATCTCGTGCCGGTCAACGGCTCGGCCCAGAACATGGCGCAGGGTACCACGCCGATCCTGTTCGACTGGGACTATAACGTGCTTGCCATGCGCGACAAGCTGGCTGGCAACCCGCCGATGGACGTTGTCGTTCCCTCGGATTCGGTCATCGCCGGCGTTTACGTTCAGGCGATTTCGGCCTTCGCGCCACATCCGAACGCTGCCAAGCTGTGGATGGAATATCTCTATTCCGACGAAGGTCAGCTCGGCTGGCTGGCTGGCTATTGCCATCCGATCCGCTTCAACGATCTGGCTGAAAAGAAGAAGATTCCGCAGGCCCTGCTCGACAAGATGCCGGATGCCGCAGGCTATGCCAAGGCGATCTTCCCCACTCTGGACGAACAGTCCGCTGCCAAGGCAGTGGTTGCCGCCGATTGGGCAAAGCAGATGGGCGCGCAATAA